The Burkholderia pyrrocinia genomic sequence TACGCCTCTTCCTCGTACATCTTGAACGTATCCGGATGCACGTACGCCCGCACCGGCAGGTGGTGCTCGGACGGCTGCAGGTACTGGCCGATCGTCAGCATGTCGACGTCGTGCGCGCGCAGGTCTCGCATCACCTGCAGGATTTCCTCTTCGGTCTCACCGAGGCCGACCATCAGGCCCGACTTCGTCGCGACGTCCGGATGCAGCGCCTTGAAGTCCTTCAAGAGCTTCAGCGAGTGCGCGTAGTCCGAACCCGGGCGCGCTTCCTTGTACAGGCGCGGCACCGTTTCGAGGTTGTGGTTCATCACGTCGGGCGGCGCGGCGTTCAGGATCGAGATCGCGCGGTCGAGACGGCCGCGAAAATCCGGCGTCAGGATCTCGATGCGCGTGTCCGGCGACTGCGCGCGCGTTTCGCGGATGCATTCGACGAAGTGGGCGGCGCCGCCGTCGCGCAGGTCGTCGCGATCGACGCTCGTGATCACCACGTACTTGAGCTTCAGTGCGGCGATCGTGCGCGCGAGGTTCTTCGGCTCATCGGTGTCGAGCGGATCGGGACGGCCGTGGCCGACATCGCAGAACGGGCAGCGGCGCGTGCACTTGTCGCCCATGATCATGAACGTCGCGGTGCCCTTGCCGAAGCATTCGCCGATGTTCGGGCAGCTCGCTTCCTCGCACACGGTGTGCAGGTTGTGCTCGCGCAGGATCGTCTTGATCTCGTTGAAGCGCGAACTGCCGGTGGCCGCCTTCACGCGGATCCACTCGGGCTTCTTCAGCTTCTCGATCGGAATGACCTTGATCGGGATGCGCGCCGTCTTCGCCTGCGCCTTCTGCTTGGCGGTCGGATCGTAGGCAGCGGTCGCGGCCGAATCGGCCGGTGCGGGAGAAGCGGTAACGTCAGTCATTCGATTGTTCCAGTGCCTGCGGCTTGTCGGCGGCCGCGGATGCGCCGTCGAGGTTGGCGATCAGACGGCGCACCAGCGTGTGGGCGACGTCGTTCCAGTCGGCGGCAACCTCGAGGCTCGCCATGTCGACGGTTTCCAGTCCGGCATAGCCGCACGGGTTGATCGCAAGAAACGGGCGCAGATCCATCTTCACGTTCAGGCTCAGCCCGTGATAGCTGCAGCCGTTGCGGATCTTCAGGCCGAGGGCCGCGATTTTCGCGCCTTCGTGCACGCCGGATGCCACGTAGATCCCCGGCGCGCCCGCCTTGCGGACCGAAGCGAGATTATACGCCGCGAGGGTTTCGATCACGGCCTCCTCGATCTTCGTCACGAGCGTGCGCACCATCAGCTTGCGCCGGCGCAAGTCCAGCAGCAGGTAGACGACGATCTGGCCGGGGCCGTGATAAGTGATTTGCCCGCCGCGGTCGACCTTCACGAGCGGCACACCGCTGTCGGCCACCAGCAGGTGAGCCGGGTCGCCCGCCTGGCCGAGCGTGTAGACGGGCGGATGCTCGACCACCCAGATCTCGTCGCCGGTGTCGGCCGTGCGCGTATCGGTGAACGCGCGCATCGCGTCGAAGCTCGTCTCGTAGGCCTCGACGCCCCGCCAGCGCACGGTGACCGGGTGATCCGGCGATTCGGCGGGCGATACGGAAACGGCGACAGGCGTGGACACGATGGAAACCGGCGAAACGGACATGGGCGGTAGTTTACCGAAAACCCATGGGTCTCGCCGGCCCGGGAAAGGGACGGATGGTCAGTATCCGTCGGAGGAAATGGCGGTCAAACCGTGCGCCATCCGTCGTGGAACAGCGCGGCGACGCGTTCGCGCAGCCGTGCCAGCCCGCCGAGCGCGACTTCCCTGGTCGGCCGCGACACCGAGAACGCGACGCACGCGCCCTCCCGGCCTTCCGCGCTGAGCCACAGCCGCTCGCCGCGGCGCAGCTTCAGCGTCTCGCCATCGACCAGGAAATAGTCGTCGACGTCGTTGCTGCGCGTGGCCCAGATCGGCCCGCACTGGACAATCAGCCGCGTGCTGCGTTGCACCTTCATCGGCACGGTTTCGCCCGCGGGGATTTCGAACGTGATGCTTGAGGAAATTTCTTGCATGATCGACTCCGCCAATAAGTGCTTCGATGGCTACAATCGTAGTCACTTCAAGGCGTCCGACAAAACGACCAATTTTCACGTCGATGTGAGGAAAATTAGCAAATGGACCTCCGCCAGCTGCCTGCATTGAACGCGATTCGCGCGTTCGAAGCCGCCGCCCGTCACGAGAATTTCTCGCGCGCCGCCGACGAGCTGTACGTCACGCACGGCGCGGTCAGCCACCAGGTGCGCGCGCTCGAGGAGGAGCTCGGCGTGCAGCTTTTCACGCGCAACGGCAAGCGGCTGTGCCTGACCGACGCCGGCATGCGCTACGCGCAGCAGATCCGCACCGCGCTGATGGTGATCGCCGACGCGACGCGCGACGTGCGCGCGAGCGACCGCGACCGGCGGCTCGTGGTGTCGATGCTGTCGTCGTTCGCCGCGCGCTTCATCACGCCGCGCATCGGCACGTTCATCGAGCGGCATCCGGAAATCGACGTCGAGCTGCAGTCGACCAACTCGCTCACCGATTTCGCGCGCGACGACGTCGATCTCGCGATCCGCTTCGGCTTCGGCAGCTATCCGGGGCTGCATGTCGAGCCGCTGTTCGAGGAGGTGTTCTTTCCGGCGTGCTCGCCGACGCTGAATGGCGGCAAGCTGCCGCAGACGCCCGCCGATCTCGCGCACTACAACCTGCTGCGCTCGGACGACGAGCTGTGGCGGCCATGGTTCGACGCGGCCGGGCTCGATACGCTGACCGAGCCGAAGCGGGGGATTCTGTACCAGGATTCGTCGAACCTGCTGCTGGCCGCGATCGACGGCCAGGGCATCGCGCTGGTGCGCCGCTCGCTCGCGGTGCACGACCTGCTGGACGGGCGCATCGTGCGCCTGTTCGACATCGACGGGCCGAGCCCGTGGCACTATTTTTTCGTGTGTCCGCCGCCGCTGCTGAACACGCCGCGCGTGCAGGCGTTCAGGACCTGGCTGCTCGACGAAGTTGCCGAATACAAGCGGCTGTGCGACGAACTGGACGCGCGGCGCGCGGCGGGGAAGACCCCCGCCGAGTGCGCGCAGGAAGGAGGCGCTTAGAGTACGACCTTCACCATCGGATGGCCGGTCAGTGCGCGGTAGATGTTGTCGAGCTGTTCCTGGCTCGTCGCGCGCACGGTGATCGTGAGGCCCGTGTAATTGCCGCCGCTCGACGCGCGCTCCTCGATCTTCTCGACATCGATCTCGTTGTCGTGAACGGCGACGACCTTGAAGATCGTGTCCTTGAACTCGGGGTGCGCCTTGCCCATGATCTTGATCGGGAAATCGCACGGGAACTCCAGCAGCGACTCCTTCCGGGTCTCGATCGCGCCGGTGACCTCGACGGTTTTGGTCGGTTCGCTCATCATTTTCTCCGGGTTAGGTCAAACTGTTCAAACTCGCGTGCCTTCGCACGCTGGTACGCGTCGTACAGCGCCGCGAACACGGGGCCCGGCTTGCCGCCCTGCACGGGCAGATCGTCGAGCGACGTGACGGGCAGTACTTCCTTCGTGGCCGACGTGATCATGATCTCGTCGGCCGCGCGCAACTCCGCTTCGCTAATCTCCCGCGCGGTGAACGGGATCTTGCATTCGTCGGCCAACTGCTCGACCAGCGCGTAGCGGATCCCCTCGAGGATCTTGTTGCTGCGCGGCGGCGCGATCAGCTCGCCGTTCTTCACGATCCACACATTCGACGACGAGCCTTCGGTCAGGTAGCCGTCACGCAACTGCAGCGTCTCGAACGCGTCACGTTCGGCCGCATGCTGCGCCATCAGCACGTTGCCGAGCAGCGAGATCGACTTGATGTCGCAATGCAGCCAGCGGCGATCCTCGGCCGTCACGCAGCGCACGCCCTTCGCGCGCTCCTCTTCCGACGGCAGACGCAGCGGGCTCGTCATCGCGAACACCGTCGGCACCGCGTTCGCCGGGAACGCATGGCCGCGCTTCGCGACGCCGCGCGTCACCTGCAGGTAGACGAGCGCGTTGCCGTCGCCGAGGCCTTCGGCATTCGCCGCGACGACGCGCTCGATCAGCGCGCGCCAGCCGGCGGCGTCGTGCGGATTGTCGATGCCGATCTTCTTCAGGCTGCGCGCGAGCCGCTCCAGATGCTGCTCGATCCGGAACGGCACGTGCGCGCCGTCGTGCGCATAAACGGGGACGACTTCATACACGCCGTCGCCGAAGATGAACCCGCGGTCGAGCACCGGGACACGGGCTTCGGACAGCGGCACCAGTTCCTCCTGCGACGAGACGCTGAGGTAGACGATCGGTTCGAATTCGGCTTGGCTCATGGCTATGACAGATGGGGATGAAGTCGTAAAAACAAAGGCCCGTCGTGCTTACTTCTTCTTGCTGAACATCAGCAGGATCGAGTCCCAGATACGCCCGAAGATACCGGCTTCCGGCACGGCCTGCAGCGCGACGACCGGGAATTCGGACAGCGTCTTGCCGTCGGCGACGATCTTCACGGTGCCGACCTGCTGGCCTTCCGCGAGCGGCGCGATCAGCGGCGCGTTGACGTCGACTTCCGTCTTGACCTTGTCGCCGAGGCCGCGCGGCACGGTCGCCCACTGGTCGCCCTTCACGCCGACCTGCACGGTGTTTGCCTTGCCCTTGTAGATGCGCGGCGTCGAGATCGCCTGGCCGCCCTTGAACAGGCGCACCGAATCGAACGCGCTGTAGCCGTAGTTCAGCATCTTCATGCTGTCCTGCGTGCGTTCGCCTTCCTTCTGCTCGCCCATCATCACCGACACCAGGCGGCGCTGGCCGTCGACGCCCGGGATCGCGCGCTTGGCCGACGCGATCAGGCAGTAGCCGGCCGCCTGCGTATGGCCCGTCTTCAGGCCATCGACCGTCGGGTCGAGCCACAGCAGACGGTTGCGGTTGCCCTGGCGGATGTTGTTGTACTTGAATTCCTTCTCCGAGAAGATGCCGTAGTACTGCGGAAAATCGCGGATCAGGTGCGCGGACAGCTTCGCGAGGTCGCCGGCCGTCGTGTAGTGGTTCGGGTCGGGCATGCCGTTCACGTCGGCGAAGTGCGTGCCCTTCATGCCGAGGCGCTGTGCCTCGTCGTTCATCAGCGTGACGAACTGCCCTTCGCTGCCGCCGACGAGTTCGGCCAGCGCGATCGCGGCGTCGTTGCCCGACTGGATGATCATCCCGTACACGAGGTCGTGCACGGACACCGGCTTGTTCGCCTCGATGAACATGCGCGACTCGTCGGTGCCGACACGGCGCACCGCTACGCTCGGCGTGACGATCTGCTCCATCGAGATCTTCTTCTTGTCGAGCGCCTCGAACACCAGGTAGGCCGTCATCAGCTTCGTCAGCGACGCGGGCTCGACGCGCTCGTCCGCATTGCCCGATGCGAGCACCGTGTTGCTCGTCGCGTCGACGAGCACCCACGAACGCGCATTCACGCCCGGCGGCGGCACCGCGCCCGGCATGTAGACCGCGGGCGCGCCGGTGAACTGCTCGGCAGCGGCGGCCGGCGCCGCGTGCGCGGCCTTGGCCTTGGCGGCCGGCTTCGCCTCGGCGACGACGATCGTCGACGCGAGCGCGACGGGCAGCATCACGCCGAGCGCGACGTTGCGCGCGGCGGTGCCGAAGGCGATGGAGGAAGCGAGGGACTTGAGGCCTTGGGGAGACAGACGCATGATCGATTCAGGCTGATGGCAGAAAGTGCGGTGCGAAACGCGCAGGGTTGAACGGCAAGGCGGCGGGCGTTTCGGGCACTCGCCCGACATCGTCGGGCGACGCGAAACGCGCCGGTTGGACTCGTGCGGACGCGTTCGGTTCGCGGCCGTCGCGAGCGGGCGGACAGGCGGCGAAACGAGCGCCGCATGCGCCCAGCCGGGCCGCGGGCGACGCGAAATGCGGCCATTATACGTGGCCGCGAACGGCGTTTTCGCGAACCGGGTGTAGCGTCCGGTGCCAGGCTGTGCCGATGTGTCGGCAGATTCGTGCTCATTGCGACGCGCAAACCGCGGCGATGTGTAGCGGCATCGCGAGGATTTGCCACGCCGCCATGGATGCGAAGGCGCAGCACGTCGGCGCCGGTTGGCGCCGAACACTGCACGATCGCTGGCCGGCCGCACACCGGCTTCAGGAGGATAGCGCGGGCACGCTGCGGGAAATCGCCCGAAGGCGCGCGAAAGGCGCGCGCAGGCGGTGCGGCGCGCTGTCGTGTGGTCGATCGCGTATTCGGCGGATGCCGGTGCGCAACGCGAGCCGCCGGCCGTTACGCCGGCGCCCGCGTGCCGGCTAGCGCCACGCGTCGACGATGATGCGCTTCAGCACATGCAGCTTGCGATGGAGGAAATGCTCGGCGCCGGGGATCACGACGACCGGCAGCTCCTGCGGCCGCGCCCAGTCGTACACCGACGCGATCGGCACCGTGTCGTCGGTTTCGCCGTGGATCACGAGCGTGTTCTCGGGCACGTCGGCTACCTGCCAGCGGCTCGCTGCCGTGCCGACGAACACCATCCGCTCGATCGACTCGCCCGCGTCGCGCAGCCGCTTCGCGACATGCGACAGCACGAAGGTGCCGAACGAGAAGCCCGCGAGCACGAGCGGCAGGTCCGCATACGCGGGCTGCGCGCGCATGTGCGCGAGCACCGCGAGCAGGTCGTCGGCCTCGCCGATGCCGTTGTCGTGCACGCCTTCGGTCGCGCCGACGCCGCGGAAGTTCGACCGGTAGACGACGTAGTCGAGCTGCACGAGCGTGCGCGCCAGGGTCTGCGCGACCTTGTTGTCCATCGTGCCGCCGAACAGCGGATGCGGATGCGCGACGAGCGCGATGCCGCGCGGCGCGGCGCCGCCTTCGCGCACGGCGTCGGGCAGGTCGACCGCGATTTCGATCTGCCCGACCGGGCCCGCGATCAGCGATTTCTGCGTATGAACGTTCATTCGGCCGGCCCGCCTCAGATCTTCAGGCGATCGACGACCTTGCCGTCGCGCAGGTGCGATTCGACGATCTCGTCGATGTCGGCCTGGTCGACATACGTGTACCACGTGCCTTCCGGATACACGACCATCACGGGCCCTTCCTCGCAGCGGTCGAGGCAGCCGGCCTTGTTGATGCGAACCTTGCCGGGCCCCGCGAGGCCGAGTTCCTTCACGCGCTTTTTCGCGTATTCCTGCATGGTCTGCGCGTCGCATTGCGCGCAGCTCGGACGCTCGGCGCCCGGTTCGCGCTGGTTCAGGCAGAAGAAGACGTGGTGCTGGTAGTAGGAATCCATGATGGTGGCGAGCGGCCCGGCGCGATGCCGGGCGGAAAGAGGGGCGATAGCCGTTGCGCGGTGCAACGGATGATGGTCCGGACGATTATAGCGACCGGCGCGCGCCGCTGCCCGCGATGCGGCCGGGGCTGCGCTGCCCGGCCTGCACCGTCAGCGGCGCACCGCGGCCGGCAGCCACGCGCGCTCGACGCGCTGGCCGAGCCAGATCAGCGCCGCGTACGGCCAGATCCAGGCGAGCCAGCGCGCGATGCTGTTGAAGTGCACGTAGCGGCCCTGCCGCCAGCCCGACAGCGTGAAGTCGAAGAACGGATTGACCGGCAGCAGGTTGACGAGCGCCACGCCGGCCAGCAGCGCAAGTGCCGCCAGCGTCGCGCGCCAGGTCGCCGGCACGTGCAGCGCGACGAGCGCGGCCGCGAAGCCGAGCTCGATGCCGAGCCGCGCGCCGGGCGTCGCCCACACGACGACGAGGCCAGTGGCCGACTGCATGAACGTCGCGGCCGCCTTCAGCACGAGCGTCGCGGCGACGAACGCGATCAGCAGCCGGATGCGCGGCGCACGCGGCCGCATCGCGAGCGACGCGATCGCCAGCACGGCGAACAGCATCAGGCCGCCGAGCGCGGCCTCCCACGCGGAATCGGACAGCCAGCCGTCGACGCGCTCGGGCCATTCGCTCACGTGCCACGCGGCCGGCAGCCATGCGAGCAGCGTGTCCTGCATCGACGCGTCGGCGCGCTCCCACAGCGCGGCCGGCCAGTCGCCGATGCCGAACAGGAACGGCGACGGAAACAGGATCGCGAACGGCCACAGCACGGCCAGCAGCAGCGGCGTCGCGCCATCGGCCTCGAACCACGCGAAGCGCAGCCGGCGCAGCGCGCCGCGGTCGAGCAGCGCACCGGTGGCAGGCGCCACGAGCGCCGCGCCCAGCAGCGCGCCGAGCGCGTTGGCCGCGAGATCGAGATTCGACGCGATGCGCGTCGGCAGGTAGGTCTGCAGCGCCTCCATCGAGCCCGACAGCAGCACGCCGAGCGCGCCCGCGATCAGTGTCGCGGCAACCCCGCGCCAGCGCGGGTGCAGCGCAAGCACGCCGAGCGCGCCGAACGGCAAATAGCCGAGCACGTTCGTGACCACGTCGAACGCGGTCACGTAGCGCTGCATCGGCGCGAACAGGTAGTCGAACGGCCCGATGCCGAGCGACACCCAGCCTTCGAACGGATACAGCGACGCGTAGACGATGAGCGCCGCGTAGGCGGCAAAGGCCTGCCGCGCGAGCGGCGATGCGCGATGCGCGCCGATCGCGTTCATCGCGGCTGCGCGGCGTGCGTCACGGCGTGCCCGCGTACGCCTGCATGCCGACCCACGCGGCGATCTGCGACACGAGCTCGTCGCTCGCCGTCGCAAGCGCACGCGCGCCGCCGGCCGCGTCGGGCGTGCTCGACGGCGCGCGCGCGACGAACGTGCGCTGGCCGAGCACCTTGCCGTCGAGCATCAGCGTCGCGCGCGCGGTGACGGCGCCGTGGCTTTGCGACTGCCCGTCGAACACCTGCTCGAATTCGTTCAGGTCGACCTTGAGGGTGGGCGCGCGCACGCCGTCGGACCCTTCGAGCACCGCGCCGCGCGACGACAGCGCGCCGCGCAGCCGCTGCGTGAGCAGTTGCGCGGGCGGTGCGGTCCAGCGGCTGTCGCGATAGACGGCCACGTGCTGCGCATCCGCGTACGCGAGGCGGTACGCGAACTTGTCCGAATCGAGCGCATCGGGCGCGGCGACGTCGAGCACCTTCAGCGCGGGGCCCGCACCGGCCGTCACGACCGGCGCGGCCGGCCCGAGGTCGTAGCGGACATTCGACAGCACCGCGCTGTTGCCGGCACAGCCGGCCGCAAGCGCAAGCGTCAGCACGGCGAGCGCGGTCGCAGCCGGACGCAGCGCGCGGTCAAGGATTCGTGGCATGGCGTGTTCCTGCATGATGTTTCCGGTTTCGATGGACGTCACTGCCCGGCCGTTTCCGGCCGGGCGATCGACGGGTTTCCGGCCCGCTTCACTTCCCGGCCGTCGCACCCGGCCAGACGAAGCCCGCTTCGCCGGGCCCCGGCGCCGCGCCGGGCGAACCGAACAACAGACTGCGCGGGTTGCGGCCGAGTTCACCGGCGACGTCCTTCAATTGCTGCGACGCGTCGCCGACGCTGCCGGCCAGCGCATTGAAGCGCGGCAGCGTGTCGTACTGCACGCGCGCGTTGAGATCGTTCAGCGCGACGCCGACCTGCTCGGCGGCCGTGCCGGCCTTGTTCAGGTTCGACACGAGCGGCCCGTTCGGCTGCAGCAGCGTGTTCGCCGACGCCATCGTGCGGTTCACCTGGTGCATCGTTTCCGGCAGCGCGGCGACGGCCGGGGCGAGTTGCTTCGACAGCGTCGTCGCGCCATCGGCCGCGTGCTGCAGGCTTTCGGCCGTCGCGCGCAACTGCTCGCGCATCTCGGGCGACATCAGCGCGTTCGCGCTTTTCGCGGCCAGTTCGAGCTGCCGCAGCAGCACGTCGCCGCGCTCCTGGATCTGGTCGAACAGGCTCGGCCGCATCGGGATCTGCGCAATCGCCTTCGGCGACGACGGCAGCGGCGCCAGGTCGCGGCCCGTATCCTCGAGCTGCACGAACGCGATGCCCGTCACGCCCTGGAAGCCGAGGCTGCCGTAGGTCGACTGCGTGATCGGCGCGTCGTGGTCGACGAGAATCCGGATCCGGATCTGGCCCGGGTGCGTGCGATCGAAGCCGATCGACTGCACCTTGCCGACGTCGAGGCCGCGAAAGCGCACGGCCGCGTCCGGGAACAGCCCCGTCACGTTGGTGCGCGCGAGCAGGTCGTACGGCACGCGCACGGTGCGGTCGACGTTGAACCAGAACACGGTGCCCGCGATCGCGAGCGTCAGCGCGATCGTGAACAGGCCGGCCCAGAACGCATGTGATTTGTTTTCCATTCGCGGGTTCCTTGCTCCTTGCCTTGCCTACAGCTCGACGCTCGACAGCGCCGGTTCGAGGGCCGCCTTCGGCAGCTTCGCGCGCCGCTCGGGCGGCAGCGCCTGCAATGCGCGGCGCCCGCGCAGCCCCAGGAAATATTCGTGGATGAACGGATGGTCGACGTTCGCGACCTC encodes the following:
- the lipA gene encoding lipoyl synthase: MTDVTASPAPADSAATAAYDPTAKQKAQAKTARIPIKVIPIEKLKKPEWIRVKAATGSSRFNEIKTILREHNLHTVCEEASCPNIGECFGKGTATFMIMGDKCTRRCPFCDVGHGRPDPLDTDEPKNLARTIAALKLKYVVITSVDRDDLRDGGAAHFVECIRETRAQSPDTRIEILTPDFRGRLDRAISILNAAPPDVMNHNLETVPRLYKEARPGSDYAHSLKLLKDFKALHPDVATKSGLMVGLGETEEEILQVMRDLRAHDVDMLTIGQYLQPSEHHLPVRAYVHPDTFKMYEEEAYKMGFTHAAVGAMVRSSYHADLQAHGAGVV
- the lipB gene encoding lipoyl(octanoyl) transferase LipB; the protein is MSVSPVSIVSTPVAVSVSPAESPDHPVTVRWRGVEAYETSFDAMRAFTDTRTADTGDEIWVVEHPPVYTLGQAGDPAHLLVADSGVPLVKVDRGGQITYHGPGQIVVYLLLDLRRRKLMVRTLVTKIEEAVIETLAAYNLASVRKAGAPGIYVASGVHEGAKIAALGLKIRNGCSYHGLSLNVKMDLRPFLAINPCGYAGLETVDMASLEVAADWNDVAHTLVRRLIANLDGASAAADKPQALEQSND
- a CDS encoding DUF2917 domain-containing protein encodes the protein MQEISSSITFEIPAGETVPMKVQRSTRLIVQCGPIWATRSNDVDDYFLVDGETLKLRRGERLWLSAEGREGACVAFSVSRPTREVALGGLARLRERVAALFHDGWRTV
- a CDS encoding transcriptional regulator GcvA codes for the protein MDLRQLPALNAIRAFEAAARHENFSRAADELYVTHGAVSHQVRALEEELGVQLFTRNGKRLCLTDAGMRYAQQIRTALMVIADATRDVRASDRDRRLVVSMLSSFAARFITPRIGTFIERHPEIDVELQSTNSLTDFARDDVDLAIRFGFGSYPGLHVEPLFEEVFFPACSPTLNGGKLPQTPADLAHYNLLRSDDELWRPWFDAAGLDTLTEPKRGILYQDSSNLLLAAIDGQGIALVRRSLAVHDLLDGRIVRLFDIDGPSPWHYFFVCPPPLLNTPRVQAFRTWLLDEVAEYKRLCDELDARRAAGKTPAECAQEGGA
- a CDS encoding HP0495 family protein codes for the protein MSEPTKTVEVTGAIETRKESLLEFPCDFPIKIMGKAHPEFKDTIFKVVAVHDNEIDVEKIEERASSGGNYTGLTITVRATSQEQLDNIYRALTGHPMVKVVL
- a CDS encoding D-amino acid aminotransferase, giving the protein MSQAEFEPIVYLSVSSQEELVPLSEARVPVLDRGFIFGDGVYEVVPVYAHDGAHVPFRIEQHLERLARSLKKIGIDNPHDAAGWRALIERVVAANAEGLGDGNALVYLQVTRGVAKRGHAFPANAVPTVFAMTSPLRLPSEEERAKGVRCVTAEDRRWLHCDIKSISLLGNVLMAQHAAERDAFETLQLRDGYLTEGSSSNVWIVKNGELIAPPRSNKILEGIRYALVEQLADECKIPFTAREISEAELRAADEIMITSATKEVLPVTSLDDLPVQGGKPGPVFAALYDAYQRAKAREFEQFDLTRRK
- a CDS encoding D-alanyl-D-alanine carboxypeptidase family protein, which translates into the protein MRLSPQGLKSLASSIAFGTAARNVALGVMLPVALASTIVVAEAKPAAKAKAAHAAPAAAAEQFTGAPAVYMPGAVPPPGVNARSWVLVDATSNTVLASGNADERVEPASLTKLMTAYLVFEALDKKKISMEQIVTPSVAVRRVGTDESRMFIEANKPVSVHDLVYGMIIQSGNDAAIALAELVGGSEGQFVTLMNDEAQRLGMKGTHFADVNGMPDPNHYTTAGDLAKLSAHLIRDFPQYYGIFSEKEFKYNNIRQGNRNRLLWLDPTVDGLKTGHTQAAGYCLIASAKRAIPGVDGQRRLVSVMMGEQKEGERTQDSMKMLNYGYSAFDSVRLFKGGQAISTPRIYKGKANTVQVGVKGDQWATVPRGLGDKVKTEVDVNAPLIAPLAEGQQVGTVKIVADGKTLSEFPVVALQAVPEAGIFGRIWDSILLMFSKKK
- a CDS encoding alpha/beta hydrolase; its protein translation is MNVHTQKSLIAGPVGQIEIAVDLPDAVREGGAAPRGIALVAHPHPLFGGTMDNKVAQTLARTLVQLDYVVYRSNFRGVGATEGVHDNGIGEADDLLAVLAHMRAQPAYADLPLVLAGFSFGTFVLSHVAKRLRDAGESIERMVFVGTAASRWQVADVPENTLVIHGETDDTVPIASVYDWARPQELPVVVIPGAEHFLHRKLHVLKRIIVDAWR
- a CDS encoding (2Fe-2S) ferredoxin domain-containing protein; this encodes MDSYYQHHVFFCLNQREPGAERPSCAQCDAQTMQEYAKKRVKELGLAGPGKVRINKAGCLDRCEEGPVMVVYPEGTWYTYVDQADIDEIVESHLRDGKVVDRLKI
- a CDS encoding VanZ family protein, giving the protein MNAIGAHRASPLARQAFAAYAALIVYASLYPFEGWVSLGIGPFDYLFAPMQRYVTAFDVVTNVLGYLPFGALGVLALHPRWRGVAATLIAGALGVLLSGSMEALQTYLPTRIASNLDLAANALGALLGAALVAPATGALLDRGALRRLRFAWFEADGATPLLLAVLWPFAILFPSPFLFGIGDWPAALWERADASMQDTLLAWLPAAWHVSEWPERVDGWLSDSAWEAALGGLMLFAVLAIASLAMRPRAPRIRLLIAFVAATLVLKAAATFMQSATGLVVVWATPGARLGIELGFAAALVALHVPATWRATLAALALLAGVALVNLLPVNPFFDFTLSGWRQGRYVHFNSIARWLAWIWPYAALIWLGQRVERAWLPAAVRR
- a CDS encoding ABC-type transport auxiliary lipoprotein family protein, with the protein product MPRILDRALRPAATALAVLTLALAAGCAGNSAVLSNVRYDLGPAAPVVTAGAGPALKVLDVAAPDALDSDKFAYRLAYADAQHVAVYRDSRWTAPPAQLLTQRLRGALSSRGAVLEGSDGVRAPTLKVDLNEFEQVFDGQSQSHGAVTARATLMLDGKVLGQRTFVARAPSSTPDAAGGARALATASDELVSQIAAWVGMQAYAGTP
- a CDS encoding MlaD family protein — protein: MENKSHAFWAGLFTIALTLAIAGTVFWFNVDRTVRVPYDLLARTNVTGLFPDAAVRFRGLDVGKVQSIGFDRTHPGQIRIRILVDHDAPITQSTYGSLGFQGVTGIAFVQLEDTGRDLAPLPSSPKAIAQIPMRPSLFDQIQERGDVLLRQLELAAKSANALMSPEMREQLRATAESLQHAADGATTLSKQLAPAVAALPETMHQVNRTMASANTLLQPNGPLVSNLNKAGTAAEQVGVALNDLNARVQYDTLPRFNALAGSVGDASQQLKDVAGELGRNPRSLLFGSPGAAPGPGEAGFVWPGATAGK